TTAGGAGGGATATAATGTCTAAGGATTTAGTAATGTATTTTTTAAATGATTTGGGGGCTAAGTGTCCTTTAAGAATTAAGAATGTTAAGGAAGATGTAGATGAAAATTCAGTTGAGATGCTAATGGATTTAATACTTGCAAAGGACGTTTTTAAGATTAAAGAGGGTTCTATAAAAGTTAAACAATATGCAGAACTTATAGATACAAAGATAGAAAAGTATGATTTTAAATAAATGGGTATAATAAAGGTGCATCGAATTTTTCGGTGCACTTTTATATATAGAAAAAATCAATAGATTTTTAATTATGTATTGGTTTTTTAAATTAGACAAATGGTATATAATAAATAATAATAATATTGAAATAAATTGCAACAAGTTTAAAATCATTGTAGATAAATGTTATAAATATGTTTACAAAAATCTTTAACATATCTATGTTTATGATTTAATTTAAGACATAAATAAAAAAGGAGATATAAGATGAAAAGATTTACTAAGATTTTATCTATCTTTCTTTTAGCATCAGTATGTACTATGTCTCTAGCAGCTTGTACAGGAACTAAGGGAGAGAAAAAAGAATCTGCTAAGAATCAAAAAGAAGAAACACTTAAGTTATGGCTTCCTCCAATTGGGGAAAATGATAAACCAGTTTGGGAACCAATACTAAAAGAGTTTGAAGAGAAAAATAAATGTAAGGTAGATCTTGAGATAATACCGTGGGAGAATTACCCAGAAAAGTATGCTACAGCAATAGCGGCAGGAGAAGGTCCTGATGTTGGATATATGTATGCTGAAATGTTTCCACAGTTTATAGAAATGAAGGCTGTAGAAGATTTAACTCCTTATTTAAAGAAAGAAGACTATGATAAGTATACTTACATAGAAGATGGAAAGATGTTGGGTGGACTTTATGGCCTTGCTATAGAAGCAGCAAATCCAGCAGTTTTATATTATAATAAAGATATTTTAAATAAACTAGGTGAAAAACCACCAGTAACATGGGAAGACTTTAGAAGAATTAGTAAGAAAGCTACTAAAGATACTAATGGTGATGGGAAAATAGACCAATGGGGCTTTGCTCAAGGTTGGGGTCAAAAGTTTTTTGGAGACTTAAACTGGAACTGGTATGGATTCCTATGGCAAGCAGGTGGGGAACTTTACAATAAGGATTTAAAAACTGTAAGATTTAATGATGAGGCAGGACAAAAAACTGCACAATTATTATATGATTTAAAATTTACAGATAAGGTTCTTCCAAATGATCATATGGGTAAAACAAATAAGGAAATGTTACAATCACATTTTGGAAATGGTAATGCTGCTTTCTGTATTTATCTATCTTCAGCAGCCGGAGAAATTTTAGATAAATCATTCCCAAAACTTAATTATGGATTTATAACATCATTACAGGATAAAACAAAAGGAACATTTGCATCAGTAGACCAATTAGTATTAATGTCAAAGGCTAAGAATAAAAAATTAGCATTCAATTTAATGGAACATATGTTAAACAAAGAATCTATGACAAAATTCCATAAATATCATCCAAGAGCTCCTATTACAAAGGATGAGCCGTATCAAGGAGATCCTCGTTTAAAGGAAATGGTTGAAAAAGAAAAGGGAGTATATAGACCGCTTGTAGTTGCACCTCATGGTGTTGAAGTTTATGAAAACTTATGGAAGGAATTACAAAGAATGATGTCTGGACAAACAACTCCAAAGAAAGCACTTGATGATGCAGCTAAATATTCTAATGATTTACTAGCAAAATAATAATATGGTAAAGTAAAGGAAACAGGCATGGTGCTTGTTTCCTTTATTAATAATTAATTCTAAATACTAGTTAAGGAGAGGATTATGAATAAGTATAAAAAAAGATTTAAAAATATAAGTTCTTATGGGTATATACTTCCACTTGGTATTATATTAACTAGTTTTTATGTTATACCTATTTTAATGTCTATTTATTTTAGTTTTACAAAATATAACATTATGTCTGCACCAAAGTTCATAGGCTTAGACAACTACGCCTCTCTATTTAAAAGTAAGGTTTTTTTAGAGTCTTTAAAAAATACAGCTATTTATACTTTTGGTGTAGTTCCAGTGCAAACTATTCTAGCTATGCTTATGGCTATTTGGCTAACGAAGAGAAAGGGTAAGATATCGAATTTAATAAGAGGTGTTATGTTTATTCCTGTTATATCATCTATGGTATTAATAAGCATAATTTGGAGGCTACTACTTACAGGAGGAGATGCTCCCATTGCTAAATTATTTTCTTTTCTTAATTTAACTATGCCAGATTTTTTAGGAAGTGCTAATTTAGCTCTTCCCACTTTAATGGGCATAGCAATATGGAAAAATGTTGGATACTTTATGGTTATATATATTGCTGCTATTATGGATATTCCTAAAAGTTACTATGAGGCAGCTAGGGTAGACGGTGCTAGTAAATGGGAAGAGTTCTGGAACATTACAGTACCTATGCTTAAACCCACTACTATAATGGTTGTGTTTTTAGGAATCATATGGTCATTCCAAAGTTTTGATATAGTATACACACTAACTGGAGGGGGACCAGGAACAGCAACCATGACATTAGTACTTCATATATACAATTTAGCATTTAAACAATTTAATGCAGGAGAGGCTATGGCAGTGGCTAATATATTATTTTTTATTATCGCTATAATTTCAATATTCCAGAAGAAGTTTTTAAGAAAAGAAGAATCTACATATTATTAAAGGAGGCTTAAGATGAGAAGTGCTAAAAGAATAATAGGAGATATTTTGCTACTTATAATAGGAAGTGTAATGATAGTACCTTTTTTATATATGATAATAACATCATTTAAGATTACGTACACATATAGCTTTGATTTTTCTTTAAGCAATCTAACTCTAAAAAATTATATGGCAATATTTAAGGATACTAATTTTTTCATTTATTTTATAAATAGTTTCATAATTGCTATTTTGGGAGTTATTTTAACAGTTACATTTAGTAGTTTAGCAGCTTATGCTTTTGCAAAAAAAGATTTTAAAGGTAATAATAAAATTTTTTTCTTTATGATAGCTACTTTAATAATACCCTCACAGGTTACAATGATTCCACTATATATCATAATGAAGAATTTGGGATGGATAAATACATATTATGCATTAATACTTCCAATACCAACAGCTTTTGGTGTGTTTTTAATGAGGCAGGCTATTTTAAATATACCAAATGATTTAATAGAAGCTGCGAGAATAGATGGATACTCTGATTTTCAAATATTTATTTATATAGTATTACCATTAATTAAGCCAGCAATATTAACTCTTTCTATATTTACTTTTATAGGTGCTTGGAATGAGTTTTTATGGCCACTAATAGTTACTACTAAGGATTCTATGAGGACGCTTACAGTGGGAATGTCTACACTTCAGGCGCAGTATATTGTAAATTATGGAATGGTTATGGCAGGAGCAACTTTAACATTTATACCTTCATTTATATTTTATTTAGTTCTCCAAAGTAAGTTTATAGAAGGAGTAACTTTGTCAGGAGTAAAAGGATAAAGAGTTAATTTAAAGGGGGATTTCAAATGGAAGGGCCAAGAAGTGCTAAAAAAGATGAGTTTAGCAAGGTTTTAGAACTTATAAATCATGTTTTTAGAATAAGCAGGGGACATAAACCTACTATGCAACAGGAATTTCCTTTACTTATAAATGAAAATAATACAGATAATATGATTGTTATGTTAGATGAAGATACATGTATATCTACAGTAAACTACATGCATGAAGATATACTAATCCAAGGGACTAGAGTTAATGGAGCATCTATCGGAGGGGTATGTACTTTAGAGGATTATAGAAAATTTGGATATTCATCTAGAATATTAGATAAAGTAGAAGAAAAAATGTTTAATGAGAAAGTAGACTTTACATTAATATCTGGAGAAAGAAGTCTTTACAGAAGAAGAGGATGCAAAGTAGTTAAAAACTTTTATAACTATAGTTTACATCCTAAAAAAGAGGAGATGGATTTTCAATTAGTACCATATGAAAATTGGCATCTACTTCATATGGTGGATATGTATAATAGTAAGTCAACTAGGTATTGTAGATCATTAGAAGAGTTTAAAACCTTACTTCACTCTGCCACTATACCTTGGGGTAATTTCTCATATAGAAAATATACCATATTAGGTAAGGAAGGTGGATTTCATTTTGAACAGGGAATTAAGGTTTTGGGATATATAGTAGTTAGAATCATGAGTGAAGAAGCAGATAAATATGGTGAGGTAGTAGAAGCAGCTGGAAATTCTCATATGTTAAGTAAAGCATTTAGGAATATAGCCAATGACCTATATTTGAGCAGAATAACGTATAACGTACATTTAAGAGATAGAGAAGCATATCTTTATGATTATGATAAAATCACATTTGGAAATATGGGTGGAACGGTAAAGATAATTAATTTTAAAAATTTTATGGAAAACTTAAGACCTTTATTTTATCAATATGAGGAAAAGTCCATAGTAGATAATATGGAATTTTATGAAGAAAGCAATCAATGTATTTTTAAATATAAGGAAGAAATTTTAAAGATAGAAGATAAAGAAGCTATAACTAATCTAGTGTTTGCAGGACCTATGGCAGAAAAGTTAAATTACAAGGATGTACCCACTATAGAAAAGTTTATAAAGGTAAACTTTCCAATACCTTTTGTGTGGCCATACAATTTAAATTATCAGTAAAAACTTAAATAAGAACTTTTCTATTTAAATTTAACCATTTGCTAGTTAATAAAGGGAGTGTGTGAATGTTAAGCTATACATTAAAAGATTCATCATATAAACATAAGAAGTATGAAAGAATAAATTCAGAAGAGTGGATAGAGAAATTTATAGATTTAATAGTATTAAAAGGGGAAGAATTTGCATTTCAATTACTACTTAGACATAATGAAGAAATTTATTATAACTTATCAAATAATGGAGAATTAAGTTTTAGAGGACTTAATACTAGAATAAGAATAGAAATGGAAGTTCCAAATGAATTAAAAAAGAACTTTAAAATAAATTTTGAGGGATATGTAAAAGATGATGATGATTCATATGTTGCCGATCCTATTTTAAGAGATAGTGGTATGCTAGTGGAACAAGGATTATCACAAGCTCTTTGGGTGCAAGGTAAGGTTTCACAAAATTGTAGTCTAAAAGAATTTCATATAATTATAAGATTATATGAACAAAAAGGATACGGAGATGAGATTTTATTAACAGAAATAGCGAATAAGGTAGAGGTTTTAGATAGTGTTTTAAAACCTATAAAAGAAGGGGAATTTTTTTTAGATCTCTGGCAACATCCAAGTAATATAGCTAGGATGTATAAGACTAGATTATGGTCTAAGGAGCACTTTGAAATTATTGAAAACTATATAAAATATTTATCAGAATTTGGTCAAAGAGTGGTTACACTTATAGCATCAGACTATGCATGGGCAGGACAGGGTTGCTATAAGGTAATAGAGAACCCATCAAATCTTTTTGAATATAATATGGTGATAATTTTTAAAGAAGAAAATGGAGAGTTTTCTTATGATTTTTCCATAATAGACACTTATATTAATATTTGTTTTAAACATGGAATAGATAGGGAGATAGATGTATTCGGATTATTATGTAATTGGGGAGCTTTTGAATTTGGAAACCCAGTTGATGAAAGTTATAGTCCTATAAGATTAAATTATTATGATAAGTTAGATAAAAGCTTCAAGTTTATAAATAATAAGTTAGACTTAGAATATTATATAAAGGCATTATTTAAGTATTTAAAGGATAAAGGCGTATGGGATAAAGTTCGCATAATTTGTGATGAACCTAATAGTTTAGAGGCATTTAAGAAATCAGTAGAATTAATTGATAAAGCTTGCTGTGGAGAGAATGTACAATATAAGGTTGCTTATCATGATGATAAATTTTTAAATAATTATAATGGATATATAAAGGATTCTTCATTAAGTTTAGGACTTGTGATTAAAAATGAAAGCTCCATAAATAAGATTAAAACTTCTGGAGGAATATGTACTTTTTATGTTTGTTGCTTTCCTTCAAAACCAAATACATTTTTATCATCACCTTTAATTGAAAATAGAATTATGCCTTGGCTTGCATATTATTTTAACCTAGATGGATTTTTAAGATGGAATTACACAGTATGGCCTGAGAATCCGTACAATGAACCAAGCTATAAGTTCCCAACATGGAAAGCTGGAGACATGTACTTTGTATATCCAGGTAGTGATTTAAAACCAATAACATCTACAAGATTTGAGAACTTAAAATTTGGAATTCAGGATTATATGATATTTAAACTTGTAGAAGAAAAGGGCTATAAAAAAGAGGATATAATAAACAACTATTTACTAAAAGTTCTAGGAGAAAAATCAAAAATGCAAATCTTAGAAAGAAATGAAGTGAAAATGAACCATTCATTAGATACGAAGTTATATAAAAATATAAGAGATGAATTGATAAATTTGTTGTAAGAAAACATATGATTTAATAAAGTAATAAGTTATATAATAGAACATGTGATTAACTTGTATAAAACTTTAGATTTCCACCCATAATACTTATAAATAAAGTTAGTAAAAGGTAGGGAATATAATGGGCATCTTTATTTTAACGAGTTCTTTATATAAGTTTATAATAGAGAGTTTTGGACTTAACGAATTATTTTTTTACTTTATGTTTTACTCATTTTGTGGATGGATAATTGAGAATTTATATTCTTTTTTTACAAAAGGAGTTTTTAAAAAAGAGATTTTTTTAAAGGGGCCTTTCAAACCTATGTATGGAAGTGCTCCTGTTATTTTATTGGTACTTCTAAGTAAAACTAAAAACTGGTTTTTAATAATTTTATTATGCTTTTTAGTGCCTTCATTTGTGGAGTACATAAGTGGGTTTTTATTAGAAAAGCTTTTTAATAGGAAATGGTGGGATTATTCAGATATGCCAATGCAATTGCATGGGTATATATCTTTAAGGTTTTCTGTGTATTGGATATTTTTAAGTTTATTAATGCTATACATAATACATCCTCTTGTAAGGGGATTATATCTAAGGATATCCTATCTTTGGACACTTTTAAGTCCCTTAGTATTTATTTATTTTATATCAGACTTACTCTTTACTATAATTTCTTTAAGAAGAGAGAAAAGTAATATATTTTGAAAAGCTCCCTGTAAAGTAGACAGGGGGCTTTTCAATTTGTATGGGGTTTTATTTTTATATCAGTGTATGACTAAGTATAACTTAATATATAAATTATTATAATGTTTATCATATGTAAAAGAAATCATAAAATATATGGATAAGGGTTATATGGTATGAAGTGGTATCAATATTCATACAATTGAATAAGTGTGCATAAAGATGAATAATATCAAAAGTTTTAATAAAAAATTTTTATATGGGAGGGGGATAAATATTTTAGGCCAATAACATATTTTAATTTTAAATATTTAGGGGGAAAAGTTATGGAGAACCTTAGTATTGCTACGCATCCTCTTATGTGGATTGCAACCGGAATATCAATTCTTTTAATTATCTTTCAATCAGCTATATTTGTAAGGAAGTCTCTTAAAGTGGGAAGAGAAATTGGTCTTACGGATCATCAAATGAAGAGTGCTATGAAATCAAGTATGATAGCCTCCTTAGGACCATCTTTTGCTATATTAGTTGGGATGGTTTCACTTCTAACTAAGGTAGGTGCACCAATGGCTTGGATGCGTTTATCACTTATAGGATCTGTTTCTCATGAATTAATGGCGGCACAATTTGCAGAAAGCTTTACTCAAAAAGCTATGGGTGCAGCAGCTACATCAGAAATTATTTTTGCTAATGCGGTATGGGTAATGGCGTTGGGAGCTGTAGCTTGGCCACTTTTTACTGGAATATTTACTCATAAGATAGATAAATTTAGAGGAGTTATTGCTGGAGGTAATAAAAAGACTTTGGAAGTTATATCATCTGCAGCTTCATTAGGAGCATTTTCTTTTTTGGTTGCAGATAGTCTTGTTACAGAAGAAATAATAAAATTTAATGATTATTCTTTAGCTTGCTTTTTGGGAGGAGCAATCATGGGAATAATTATGATTGTAAATAAAAAGAAAAAGTTGGGCTGGTTAAAAGAATGGGGACTTTCAATTGCCATGTTTTTAAGCATGATTATAACTGCAATTCTAGTATAGGGGGATAGTCTAATGTCAAATAATATAGGTCAATATTCAGATTCAAAATTTAGTAAAAGTGAAGTTTTAGGAGAAGAAGTATATGATACGGAATATGTTCCCTTTGTGATAAAGTGGGGGCAGAGAACAAATATTGGGGGAGCTATTCTATCTTTCTTACCGGCGTTATTATTACTCTTTGTATTTAAAATAAAACCTTCTTTAGGCCCTTTAACTCAGGCAACAGTAGCACAACTAAGTGCTAGTTTTGCATACTATTTTGTGGACCCTATAGCATTCTTTCCAGTGCTGGGGCTTACAGGTACTTATATGGCATTTTTAACTGGAAACATATCTAATTTAAGATTACCCTGTGCAATTAATGCTTTGGAATCTGCTGGGGTTAAACCAGGAACTAAAAAAGCATCTATAATTTCAACTTTAGGAATTGCATCTTCTGTAGTTGTTAATACAACTATGCTTACTATAGGTGTTTTTGTAGGAGCAAAGGTTATTGGATTACTACCACCAGCGGCTACAGCAGCTCTAAAATATTTAGTGCCTGCAATTTTTGGTGCGGTATTTGTTCAATTAAGTTTTTATGATCCTAAAATTGGTATTATAGCTATAAGTATAGCTGTGGTTATGACCATAATATATAGATTAGGATTACTTGCATTTTTCCCTGGCGATCCGTCTTATGTAATAACCCTAGCATCTGTATTTGGAACTATATTTGTATCTAAAACTTTACATTCTAAAGGAAAACTTTAATATTAAAAATTATGTCCTATGTAAATCCTAAAGCATATAATATAAAGGATGAGTACTTAGAGTTAAGGAGATTACATGACTGGCATAAATGAGATTGAAGATTTTATAAAAGATATTTTAAAAAAATATAGATACGATGGAGCTGTAGTAGGGATAAGCGGAGGGCTTGATTCCGCTGTAACTGCTGCTTTATGTGTAAAAGCTTTAGGAAAAGAAAAGGTACATGGGATATTGCTTCCAGAGAGAGATTCTTCTAGGGAAACCATGAAAGATTCAATTTTAGTTTGCGATTCCTTAGGAATTTCTTATAAAACTATTCCTATAACAAAAACTTTAAAATCAATTGGAGTGTATCCTACTAAATTACCTATGTTTATGATTCCGAATTTTATAAAGAAAAAGTATATTATGCGGAAGTGGAGAACCTTACCCAAAAAAGATGCATTTCTAGAAGATTTAAGCGGAACAGGAAATCGAGAGTTTTTAAAAAATATAGCAAGCTATAGGGTTAAGCACAGGGTTAGAATGTGTTATTTATATTTGGAGGCAGAAAAAATTAACTATGCAGTGGTAGGTACTACAAATAAGACAGAATACTTAACAGGTTTTTATGTGAAGTGGGGAGATGGAGCAAGTGATATTGAACCATTAATACATCTATATAAAACCAAGATTTATGATTTGGCGAGGGATTTAAATGTTCCTGAAAAAATTATAAAAAAAGCACCTTCTCCTGATCTTATACCAGGTATAACAGATGAATTTGTTTTTGGGACTAGTTATAAAACCTTAGATAGGATTTTGATGAATATAGAAAGTGGAAAAGCTTTAAATGAAGAAGATGTAGGTAAGGTGGATAGAATAAAAAAGATAGTAGAAGTTTCCAACAAACGTGAACTAATAATGTACGGGTTAGAGGATTATAAAGGAGACAAAATAAAGAGTAAAATAAAAATCATAATATAAATATATTTTGATGTAAATAAAGTAGCATTTAAATTAAATGCTACTTTATTTATTGAACCCATGGAATTTTAGAAATTAAAATATTTTCTTGTAAATTTTAATTTTAATATTTATTGCAGTCACTTAAATTTAAAATGGTGTATTTTAGAATATTAATTCTATATACTTGTTATTGTTGTAATATATCTCTTATAGCACTTAATACATAATCTTCTACTTGATTATTTAGGGCATAGTTGTTTTCTGATAAGATATCTATAAGTCCTTTTAAAGTATCTGAAAGCCTTGAGTCTTTATTATTTTCAATAACAGATTCATAACTAGATTGTACTTCCTTTAGAAGGATATTGTTCTTATCAAATGTAGGAAATCTACTACTTCCTAAAGTATAGAGACGTATGTATTCAGAGTACATTTCTTTTACTTTCTTA
The nucleotide sequence above comes from Hathewaya histolytica. Encoded proteins:
- a CDS encoding DUF2922 domain-containing protein, which translates into the protein MSKDLVMYFLNDLGAKCPLRIKNVKEDVDENSVEMLMDLILAKDVFKIKEGSIKVKQYAELIDTKIEKYDFK
- a CDS encoding ABC transporter substrate-binding protein, with the translated sequence MKRFTKILSIFLLASVCTMSLAACTGTKGEKKESAKNQKEETLKLWLPPIGENDKPVWEPILKEFEEKNKCKVDLEIIPWENYPEKYATAIAAGEGPDVGYMYAEMFPQFIEMKAVEDLTPYLKKEDYDKYTYIEDGKMLGGLYGLAIEAANPAVLYYNKDILNKLGEKPPVTWEDFRRISKKATKDTNGDGKIDQWGFAQGWGQKFFGDLNWNWYGFLWQAGGELYNKDLKTVRFNDEAGQKTAQLLYDLKFTDKVLPNDHMGKTNKEMLQSHFGNGNAAFCIYLSSAAGEILDKSFPKLNYGFITSLQDKTKGTFASVDQLVLMSKAKNKKLAFNLMEHMLNKESMTKFHKYHPRAPITKDEPYQGDPRLKEMVEKEKGVYRPLVVAPHGVEVYENLWKELQRMMSGQTTPKKALDDAAKYSNDLLAK
- a CDS encoding carbohydrate ABC transporter permease, whose protein sequence is MNKYKKRFKNISSYGYILPLGIILTSFYVIPILMSIYFSFTKYNIMSAPKFIGLDNYASLFKSKVFLESLKNTAIYTFGVVPVQTILAMLMAIWLTKRKGKISNLIRGVMFIPVISSMVLISIIWRLLLTGGDAPIAKLFSFLNLTMPDFLGSANLALPTLMGIAIWKNVGYFMVIYIAAIMDIPKSYYEAARVDGASKWEEFWNITVPMLKPTTIMVVFLGIIWSFQSFDIVYTLTGGGPGTATMTLVLHIYNLAFKQFNAGEAMAVANILFFIIAIISIFQKKFLRKEESTYY
- a CDS encoding carbohydrate ABC transporter permease — protein: MRSAKRIIGDILLLIIGSVMIVPFLYMIITSFKITYTYSFDFSLSNLTLKNYMAIFKDTNFFIYFINSFIIAILGVILTVTFSSLAAYAFAKKDFKGNNKIFFFMIATLIIPSQVTMIPLYIIMKNLGWINTYYALILPIPTAFGVFLMRQAILNIPNDLIEAARIDGYSDFQIFIYIVLPLIKPAILTLSIFTFIGAWNEFLWPLIVTTKDSMRTLTVGMSTLQAQYIVNYGMVMAGATLTFIPSFIFYLVLQSKFIEGVTLSGVKG
- a CDS encoding GNAT family N-acetyltransferase — protein: MEGPRSAKKDEFSKVLELINHVFRISRGHKPTMQQEFPLLINENNTDNMIVMLDEDTCISTVNYMHEDILIQGTRVNGASIGGVCTLEDYRKFGYSSRILDKVEEKMFNEKVDFTLISGERSLYRRRGCKVVKNFYNYSLHPKKEEMDFQLVPYENWHLLHMVDMYNSKSTRYCRSLEEFKTLLHSATIPWGNFSYRKYTILGKEGGFHFEQGIKVLGYIVVRIMSEEADKYGEVVEAAGNSHMLSKAFRNIANDLYLSRITYNVHLRDREAYLYDYDKITFGNMGGTVKIINFKNFMENLRPLFYQYEEKSIVDNMEFYEESNQCIFKYKEEILKIEDKEAITNLVFAGPMAEKLNYKDVPTIEKFIKVNFPIPFVWPYNLNYQ
- a CDS encoding DUF4091 domain-containing protein, which produces MLSYTLKDSSYKHKKYERINSEEWIEKFIDLIVLKGEEFAFQLLLRHNEEIYYNLSNNGELSFRGLNTRIRIEMEVPNELKKNFKINFEGYVKDDDDSYVADPILRDSGMLVEQGLSQALWVQGKVSQNCSLKEFHIIIRLYEQKGYGDEILLTEIANKVEVLDSVLKPIKEGEFFLDLWQHPSNIARMYKTRLWSKEHFEIIENYIKYLSEFGQRVVTLIASDYAWAGQGCYKVIENPSNLFEYNMVIIFKEENGEFSYDFSIIDTYINICFKHGIDREIDVFGLLCNWGAFEFGNPVDESYSPIRLNYYDKLDKSFKFINNKLDLEYYIKALFKYLKDKGVWDKVRIICDEPNSLEAFKKSVELIDKACCGENVQYKVAYHDDKFLNNYNGYIKDSSLSLGLVIKNESSINKIKTSGGICTFYVCCFPSKPNTFLSSPLIENRIMPWLAYYFNLDGFLRWNYTVWPENPYNEPSYKFPTWKAGDMYFVYPGSDLKPITSTRFENLKFGIQDYMIFKLVEEKGYKKEDIINNYLLKVLGEKSKMQILERNEVKMNHSLDTKLYKNIRDELINLL
- a CDS encoding putative ABC transporter permease; its protein translation is MFYSFCGWIIENLYSFFTKGVFKKEIFLKGPFKPMYGSAPVILLVLLSKTKNWFLIILLCFLVPSFVEYISGFLLEKLFNRKWWDYSDMPMQLHGYISLRFSVYWIFLSLLMLYIIHPLVRGLYLRISYLWTLLSPLVFIYFISDLLFTIISLRREKSNIF
- a CDS encoding DUF5058 family protein; the encoded protein is MENLSIATHPLMWIATGISILLIIFQSAIFVRKSLKVGREIGLTDHQMKSAMKSSMIASLGPSFAILVGMVSLLTKVGAPMAWMRLSLIGSVSHELMAAQFAESFTQKAMGAAATSEIIFANAVWVMALGAVAWPLFTGIFTHKIDKFRGVIAGGNKKTLEVISSAASLGAFSFLVADSLVTEEIIKFNDYSLACFLGGAIMGIIMIVNKKKKLGWLKEWGLSIAMFLSMIITAILV
- the nadE gene encoding NAD(+) synthase, whose product is MTGINEIEDFIKDILKKYRYDGAVVGISGGLDSAVTAALCVKALGKEKVHGILLPERDSSRETMKDSILVCDSLGISYKTIPITKTLKSIGVYPTKLPMFMIPNFIKKKYIMRKWRTLPKKDAFLEDLSGTGNREFLKNIASYRVKHRVRMCYLYLEAEKINYAVVGTTNKTEYLTGFYVKWGDGASDIEPLIHLYKTKIYDLARDLNVPEKIIKKAPSPDLIPGITDEFVFGTSYKTLDRILMNIESGKALNEEDVGKVDRIKKIVEVSNKRELIMYGLEDYKGDKIKSKIKIII